The following DNA comes from Hordeum vulgare subsp. vulgare chromosome 3H, MorexV3_pseudomolecules_assembly, whole genome shotgun sequence.
TGCTTGTGAAGTCTCTGCAATTTTCTCTCTAACGTAGTCAACTATTTGTGTAATACAGGTGGCACGGATAATTCTCTTCATCTACTTGTTCTACCATATCTACTTCCACTATGATGACGTAATTCCTAGTACTTGGGTGCCAGCACATAACTATGGGACAACTATCACATCGATGGTTCTGAAACTAAATTTGATCTGAACTATTGACAGGTGATGCAGATGCGGTTCTTCAGCTGCCTTCTGATATTTGGCGTGCCCTCGATACTACTCATCATGAATACGATATGGTTTGCAAAGATCTTGAGAGGCCTTAAAAAGACGCTAGCCAAGAGGgagtgaagaggagaagaatagcaGCAGATGCAAACTCGTGTCCGCCCATCTACACAAACCATCACCCTGCCATACAGTCACATAAAACTACATATACTCCCAAGTAAAGCTAGATAGTGCGACTCGCAGCACAAGCTAAAACCCCATGTACATGATCCAGAAGTATGCTTGAGCACGGCCTCACATTTTCCACGGATATTCTCCGTCTTGTACATATATACCCGTCTGGATATTGCTTAGGAAGCTTCAAACTGCTTGTGCATTGAATGCTTCTAAGCCTCGACCACTGACATTGAGATAGTCGTTGGTCATCAAACTGACCTTTGAAAGGTTGAAACCTAGCATCCGTTTTCAGTTGCGACTTACGACTCTGAATGTGAAGCCGGTATTCGTTCTCGACTTTCTGAATCTTAACTGTAGTGGCTCATTATCTTACCATTGCAAGTAAACCCTGTTCAATCTTGGTGTGCAGCTCTGTAGCTCACCGTTTGTGATCACTACCATGTGTTACCCCCTTTGATCTGTTTTCTATTTATCGCGCAAAATCGCCTCGATTACAATAAGGAGCGTAAAACACAACCTGCTCCAGGGTCTATAATCTATATCTGACAGGAGCAGTTCTTCGTGTGATATTGAAATGGTgattattcttttcttttgtgATAAAGTGCACATAATAATACTCTGCTGTGGTATAAATTGCGGCAAcaggtgtgtgtttgtgtgtgttacGTGAGGCTACGGCTAAGCAGGCCCTGAAACGAGACGAAGAGGTCCTTGTTCTCTGCGCCGAAGATCTGGTCCGCCTTGTCGAGCGTCTCCTGCACCAACACCACAGCAATATTGTACTATACCTCAAGATCTGAATCCGAAAGAAACCACGGATCGAGCTGGAAAGCGTTCCCAGTTACCTCTTGGGATTGCCGGTGAGCGTTGAGCTCCTTGATGTTGGCGAGGAAAGCAGCAAACTGTTCGTAGGACAGACGGCTCCTGAGGATGAAGAAAACAAGGAGGGAAATATCAAATAAGTTGATGCCATGCCATGTTTTTTCTGTCAAAACAAAACGAGAGGTAGCGAGTGGTACCTTGCTTGACGGAAGAACTCCTTGCCATCTATCCTCGTCGTGCGCCctgaaaaaaaaaaaaacagagcgCGCAGAAAATGAAGAACAATCTCCACATGAATGCCGACGAACTCTTGTGTGGAACAAAGATGGGATCGAGAACCTTCGTTCTACCTCTACCTGAGACTGAGTGCCCACGAGGGGGCGAGTTGGCCGCAGAGGACATCTTGCTCGACGGGAGCCACGCCGACATGGCCATGTGGCCTTCGAGCCGCGGGGAAGTGGCGGTGCCGGCGCCGCTGCTGCCGGAGGACAGCTTCGGCGACACGGCCGTGGAGTACCGTCTAGGGGAGGAGGCGCGGGACGTCAGCTTCGGGGACACGGCAGTGGAGTATCTCCTggcggaggcggcggaggaggacctCTGCTTCGGCGCAGGGTCGGCGATGAGGCGCGGAGTCATGTGCGTGATGGTGAGTTTCTGCTCGAACGGCCTTGCCACTGTCAACGTGCACGGGAAAGAAGCACCGTAGGGCTGTTGAGAACTCTGTCGTTGTGCTACAGATAGGTACGTATATTAGTAGAAATGTTGTTGATCGTTGCATACCTTCCTGGTTTACGCTTTCGGCTTCGGATGATCCGTCGGCGGCTCGGGTGGTGGATGATGCAGGAGCAGCAGGATTATTGCTCGCCGATGCGTCTTCGGGGATGCCGCCAGAAGAATTATTAGCACAGATGGAATGAAACACAATGAGCTGCTAGCTAGGGATGAAAATTGTCCAAGAGGAAGGGCAGCGatcatgtatatgtatatatacctCTCCAGGAACTTGCTTTGGCGACCGATTGCTCGCAGGTTCTGATGTCCACTGTTTCCTGGCTCTGCAGAGCACGAGACACGTGATGATTCATGAGTAATACTCGTATTAGCAATGCATTATGCATACAGAGGATCAGAGAGAGGAGCTTACTGAAGAATTATCATCGCCTAGTGACTGCATCAGGTGCCTCTTGAATGTCTCCAGCTGCAAGTGGAAAGCCACCAGAAAAGTTACTAATGAATGCTGCGAGGAGAAGAGCCGTGCGACCGCAGATCACAGATGGCGTCACCTTGGCGAGGTCCCTGGCCAGCTTCCTGGACGTCTGGACGAGCGAGTCCCTCTCCTTCACCAGCTTAGCCTTGGCGGCaggcaacaacaagagcaaggaCAAAAAACCTCAGCACCAGCGAAACCGAATTAGCGGCGAGGCGACCGAGGTTTACGTACGTTGTCTTGGAGAACGGTGCGGAGGCGGGCGTCGGCGTCGCGGAGGGCCTGGTCGAGCGCGTCGGCCCTGTCGGCGAGCTCGGCGGCGAGGCGGTCCTTGTCGGCCAGCTTCTGGCGGAGGCGCGCGGCCTCGTGCTCGAGGCGGGAGGCGCGCGCGGCCACGGCCGCGGCGGTGATCTTGCGGGCCACCTCCAGCTGGTCGTACGGGTCCGGCGGCAGCGCGGCCGCGATGGCCTCGGACAGCCCGGCGCCCTCGGCGGGGGTAGGCGGCGCCGGCGGGGCCGCGCCGGCGTGGGCGCCCGGGGTCTGCGTCATCGATCGGGCGActggggttggggttggggttggAATGGAGCGCAGTACGTGGTGGTGGACTGGTGGTGGTGAGATCCGAAGCGGGGAGGAGGGGGTTATCGGGGGGCGGGAAGGGAGCAAGGAAGGAatgtggtgctggtgctggtgctggtggcgaTCGAGGACGAGGAGAGGAGCCGCGGCCATCGCTTGCGTTTGAATAATGAATAGGCGCCCTGCACGTGGGTTTCCGCTTTGGCTCTTGGAACGCGCCTACCACGTACATCCGCGGAAGATACGAGAAATCCCTGCGAAACAGCTACGGGAGTCGGGGATAGGTGGTCCGTGGTCCGTGCTCCAAGTCTGTAGATATCTTCCCGGCCGTAGGTTTTGCATTTCCGTTGTCGATGGAGGCACAGTCGACCGTGCATGGCCGGCCGCCATGAGGCTCACTCTTGACTCTTGAGCGTCCGGGGCATGCCATGCCATTCATGGAGACACTGCTATAGGCCTACAGCTGGTCGCGACTGGCATGGTAGTACGTATGTTATTTGCAGTGCAGTGAAGTACATGAAAAAACACCGGGTAGGTATTGATCAGTCGTTGTAGTATAGTGGTGAGTATTCCCGCCTGTCACGCGGGTGACCCGGGttcgatccccggcaacggcgttttTTCTTTTCGGCTTGATGGTACGCAACGGCGTTTTTTCTTTTCGGCTTGATGGTACATTGGTCGATGTGGGCTCATTGGGCCGCACACCGAAGCCCGGTAGATAGCGGTTTAATTGGTCGATGTGGGATCATTGAACCGCATACTGAAGCCCGGTACTCTACAaaacatgaatttgtctttttataTATAAAAGCCCCTCAAAATTACTATATGAAAATCATTTCACTAATTTTATATAATCAGTTTAATAATTTATTAAAGAAAAAATGTTAGATTCAACCGGCTGATTTCACGCCTCCTTAAACCGTTTGCTTTGCTCGCCACGTGTTCACTAAACCTACCCA
Coding sequences within:
- the LOC123441929 gene encoding uncharacterized protein At4g15545-like; the protein is MTQTPGAHAGAAPPAPPTPAEGAGLSEAIAAALPPDPYDQLEVARKITAAAVAARASRLEHEAARLRQKLADKDRLAAELADRADALDQALRDADARLRTVLQDNAKLVKERDSLVQTSRKLARDLAKLETFKRHLMQSLGDDNSSSQETVDIRTCEQSVAKASSWRDASASNNPAAPASSTTRAADGSSEAESVNQEVARPFEQKLTITHMTPRLIADPAPKQRSSSAASARRYSTAVSPKLTSRASSPRRYSTAVSPKLSSGSSGAGTATSPRLEGHMAMSAWLPSSKMSSAANSPPRGHSVSGRTTRIDGKEFFRQARSRLSYEQFAAFLANIKELNAHRQSQEETLDKADQIFGAENKDLFVSFQGLLSRSLT